ATAAATTCTCCTACCCGGGCAGAGAAGGTTTTAAAATCACGACGATGTGCCGCCCTACTAAATACATTTTCCTACCTCTACAATGCGACCGCAGCAGAACTTCTCGAAAATACCTCATTCAAAAATTCGCTAAAAAAAGCTTGTCTCCATCTCTGCTTAACCCAGCGATACGCTTCTGATGAAGAAGCTCTATTTACTCAAATAAAATCAGATGGCGACAAAATAACGGTTATTAAAAACACCTTCTCGCATCCTGAGATAACTTACTCGCAAGGTCTAAATAGTCTTTTAGATTCATGCTGGGCCATACTAGCCCAAGCAAACAGCGCTGCCTCTCGATTGATGTCTACTTTTAATAACGAACACAAACAAAAACTAGACCTCTATAAACAATCCCTAAAAGTTCTGTCCTCTCGAGACGGAGCTGTGTGGGGACAAGAAAATATCTTACACAAAATTAATGACGGAGCCTTACTTTATGCTTTCCTTCTAAATCATCCAGGCGTTGTAGACGAAAACAGGGATGCCGCTGCATTCCTTACCCGCTGCAAAGCTCTTTGTAATCAATTTTATCCTCAGTTGGAAGAGTCGTTACCCTCCAAAAACATTCAAAACAAACTCTTGCAAAAACGACTATCTGAAGCTATTTTTTTTCAAAAATTATTTATCCAAAATTCTCTCTATAAAAGTTTGTTGGAAAACTTACTTACAGACATGCCCTTAGATGATCTAGATAAGGCCTTCGTACACTCCGTTTCTCAGGCTGAAACTGAACACGTAGCAGCCCTTTCTAGAGAACTAGCTCCTTTCGCTATTTGTCAATTTCTAGGAACAGACGAAGCCATCAACCCCTATAATTTTTCTCTAGAATTAACTGATCAAGTGTCGCTATTAACAAGAACACAAGGATTTATCTCCTTGTACGCTCCAGAAGAGGAAGCCTCTATCCGACTTCTACGGCTTTCTAATCATTACTGTTGTCTTCTACCCATAGAAAAAGAAGAGACAGAAAAAAGCCAAGAACCTTAAAAAGCCTCTAAACTCCGAGAAGCAAGAAAAAGCGCACAATCTTCCTTTCCTCTATTTTCCAAAATAAAAAATTCTTCTATGATTCCGTCTGTTATTCACTTATGACATATGAAAGACCGATCCTCTGAGCAACTTTTAGAAGCTTTCCCAGAACTAGCCTCTTTACAAAAAGAGTGTATTCACGCAGTCAGTAACCCTTTAGAAGATTGCACCACAGCTACAACACTATCCGCAACCGTCTCTTTTGATAAATTTGACCCTATCGTTATCGCAGGACCTTGCGCTTTAGAAAGTTATGAACAGACCTTGGAAATTGCTTTGGCAGTGAAAGCTGCAGGAGCAAAGATTTTCCGAGGATCCGCATACAAACCCCGAACAAGCCCATATAGCTTCCAAGGACGAGGTAAAGATGCTCTCATATGGCACAAGAGAGCTCAAGCTATACATGGACTGCTCACAGAAACCGAAGTTACAAGCCCTCAACTCGTAGAGTTATGCGCTGAGCACGTCGACATACTGCGCATAGGTATGCGCAACATGCAAAACTTTGCTCTCCTAGAAGAAGTAGGAAAAACAGGGAAGCCTGTCATTTTAAAGCGCAGTGCCTGTGCTACGCTAAAAGAGTGGCTTCTAGCTGCTGAATACATCCTAAAAGAAAATAATAGCGGGCCAGTCATCTTATGCGAAAGAGGCATTCGTACTTTCGAATCTTCTATGCGCTACACTTTAGATTTTGGAACGGCTCTGATAGCTAAAGAAATCTCGAATCTTCCAGTGATTATAGATCCATCCCATGCTGCGGGTCATCGGAAGTGGGTCGTTCCTCTTGCTCAAGCGGCGCTTGCTTTAGGCGTTGATGGTGTCATGGTAGAAGTTCATCCTTACCCAGAAAAAGCTCTTTCGGATTCCAAACAACAAATCTCTTTAGAAGAACTTTCTAAGATTACCCATTCTTTAAAAAAGATGCAATTTTGCAACTAAACTCTATTCAAAAAACACAAATTAAATTATCTGATAATTCTAAAGCCTTAAAAACAAAAAAATTAAAATTATAAAAGATTACTAGTATAATTAAGGAGAACCTATGTTAAAAAAAATATACAAAGTATTTTTTGCACAATACGTCCTACTTTGTTCCCAATATCTCCTCTCCTTCATAGTTAAAACTCTCAAGCACTCCGGCGAATACATGCTAGAATCCCCAAAACACTTCCTTGTCCTTGCTCTTATCGACTCTCTCAAAGAAATTGACCCGTTGCCAGAAACCAACGAACCTTACAAAAAACTATTCAGCCGATAAACTTTTCTTTCCTCCAACACACGTGTCCCTCTGAAAAGAGGGACACCCAACGATTTAATGAAATAAAAACACAAAAAACATCAAAAAAATAAAAAGACAAACCTTAAACAAACCAATTATCTTTTTGATAAAAAAGATTTAATTTATTAAACGTTGAAACAAAATAAAAATATAATTTTTGATCTGTTATGGAAAAAAACAATAATGACATCATACCTTTAGATTCTTTTACTAAAAGAATGCTTTCCTATGGAGTAAAACAATTAATTTCTTACGCCATAGAATTAGTTGAAGAACTTAAAAACAATATAGAAGAATATTTTCAAGAAGAAACTTCAAAAGAAAACAGAAGCAAACTTATCAAATCTATGATCGAAAGCCTATCAAGCCTTTACCAAGAAGACAAAAAATAAACTACAGGGCTTCCCTAAAGAAGCCCTACTTTAGTAAGTAAAAAAGCGCTCCCGCACAAGCAACGCGAAGTGTCGGCAAAGATTCTTGACAACCAACAACAAGAAATGGAATAGCAGAACGATTTTTTGACACCGCAATAGATTCGATAATTTCCAACTTCTCATGCCAAGAACAATCCGCATACACAGCCTCAACACTCTCAAGAAAATGTAATGTTCCATACAGTCTCAACTGCAACAGCATAGCCTCTAATTTTACAGAAAAATTTTTATCCTCCATCATCCTGGAAAGGAAAAGTTTGGTCTCTTCCTCAGCTCCATCTTCAATAAACATTCCAAGAAAATGTCCCCCATAAAAAAATCTCCTTTCTGCAACAAAGGATCGTAAAACCTCTCGGCTTCTAGAGTATCCCGAAAGGATCGCCAATCGAACCAAACGAAGGCCTAACTCTAAATCTCTCATCTCTTGAAATGAGGATGCGCTGCAAGCATCAGAATAAGGCAAGGACTTGTCCATACCTAAGCATAGCAATCTTCTCGTCGAAGAAGATATTTGCTTCTCCGAAGATTGAAGAAATGCTAACACTACATCACCAGCTTCATCAACAGATTCTCTATTTACTAAAAGAATTGTAGCCAAATCGATGGCAGATCGTTGAGAGCAAACCTTTGACAAATAAACTTTGGCTAAATCTTTGCCATAAACCCCAAGACTGGCTAAAGATTCAGAGGCCATCTCACAATCACGAGAGAAAGAAGAACTTAATCCCTGCGATAAAATTTCTTCTCCAAGAGGATCATCAACAAAGAATAAAATGGAAGCTCCGGTATACATTAGCTCCTTGGAAAACTCTTCCTTTACTAATTCTCTAACACGAGCAATGAAATCTTTTTCTTGGGATAAAACCTTCTTCCCTTTTCTAAGAGCTGCAGACAGAACAGCTTTCTTCACGTCTAAACAACTATGATCGAGATACTCTCTGAAAAGAGTAAAAACACCTTCAACATCATGGGTAGCAGAAAACTCACAAACAAAAAGCGCCATCTCAATGTCACCCAACGCTCGCTCAGCAAAAAGACGTTGAAATTCCTTAGGATCTACTAGCTCTGCTATGGCCCTAATGGCTTCCCTACGCTCGCTAGCAACCAAAAGATGATTTGATGCAACAGCAAACAACTTGGGTATGACCTCTTTCATACTAAGATCAGAACAAACATGATAGGATAACGAACGAACAAAAGAGGAGCGATCGCTAAAGGCCGTTCTCTCTATTTCTTTTCGAACAGCATCCGTCGGATAATGCGCAGCAATCTGAACAGCAAGCCCTCGAACATGATAATTATCGTCATCCAAAGCATCTAAAATGGAGGGCACTAAACGGAAATCTCCTGCCATTCCCGATGCCAGCAAAGCCAAACAACGTACAGTATGCGAAGAATCCTTAAGCCCTCTCTTCAAAACTTCAATAGAAAAATGCTCCAGAACATCTCTAGATTCTCGTATTTCTGGATACAATAAACTTAAACGAAAATACTCCTTTCCCCACTCAACAAAATCTCCCCGAGCAGCAAGCGCCCTTAAATACAGCTCCGCCACTTTTAAAGAACTATCGCTAGCCAAAAACTGTTTAGAAAAAACTTCAACGTCAGCAAAGGAATTCGTCAATAGCCTTTTAGAAATAAAATCTTCCGAAGAAGAATACTCCTCCGAAACAAGAGGAGCCTCCATAGAAAAAAGGCCTACAGAAGAAAAAGCCACCGAAAAGGAAAGTGCTATAACAGAACGATAAAAGAGGTTCCTAAGGTTTCTTAGGAAAAAGAATGCCCCAAAGACTTTCCCCCCAAAAGATGAATATGAAGATGAAATACGCACTGACCGCCCTCTTTCCCATTATTTATCACGAGGCGATAGCCATCGGCAATATTGAACTTTTCTGCCATCTGCTGGGCAATAGCTCCAGCCTCCGATAATAGGGAAAGATCTTCCTTGGAAAGATCATGAAAACGCTCAATACATTTCTTAGGAATAATTAGTAAGTGAACAGGAGCCTTAGGAAATTTGTCATGAATAACGATAAAACGTTCATTTTCAAAAACCTTGTCACAGGAAACTTTTCCTTCTATTATTTCTCCAAAAATCGTTGTCATACAATCTCCTTAATCCCTCGATAACGTAGGGTAGCGTTTAAAGCTTTCAAACAACTTTCCCTATCTTTCCAAACAGAAAGAAATAATCCCTTGTGACAAAAAATACCCCCATCAATACCGCTAACTTCGCACAGCTGATCTCCTAAAAGTCCCGCCCATGGATCTGGAAAAGGAACTCTTACTTCCATACGACGATCTAAAGAAGGTGGTACTCCACGTAAAATCCATTGCCCCGAAGAAGGAAAGATAAGGAAAGCAGCTGAGTGACGCTCCCCTCCCAAAGCAAAAAAGTTATCTAACCAAGCTATGGGACCTTTAAATTCCATAAAAATACCCGCACTTTTCTCCATAGCCTCAGCAACTTCCTGCCGACACTTTTGATTGTACGAGAATCTATCCCTCAAGCATAAGATCAAATCTTTAGTAAAAAATAAGGCTTTTTTAAAAGCTTCTTCAAAGAACCCATCATTGCCAGATTCTTCATGAGGAGAATATATTTTAATAATATCAGAAAACGAACAAAAACCTTCCGGAGAAAAGCATCTCCCATTATCTTGCTCGTCAACACCATGGATCAACTGGTTGTTGAGAAAAGCATACTCTTCAACGCCTATCTTCCCTATCGTCTGAAGATAATGCAGGATCATTCCCGCACTACTCCACTCCCCCGAATAGGAAGATTGGTGATGATCAAAACGCTTCTTTT
This is a stretch of genomic DNA from Chlamydiifrater phoenicopteri. It encodes these proteins:
- the aroF gene encoding 3-deoxy-7-phosphoheptulonate synthase, with the protein product MKDRSSEQLLEAFPELASLQKECIHAVSNPLEDCTTATTLSATVSFDKFDPIVIAGPCALESYEQTLEIALAVKAAGAKIFRGSAYKPRTSPYSFQGRGKDALIWHKRAQAIHGLLTETEVTSPQLVELCAEHVDILRIGMRNMQNFALLEEVGKTGKPVILKRSACATLKEWLLAAEYILKENNSGPVILCERGIRTFESSMRYTLDFGTALIAKEISNLPVIIDPSHAAGHRKWVVPLAQAALALGVDGVMVEVHPYPEKALSDSKQQISLEELSKITHSLKKMQFCN
- a CDS encoding HIT domain-containing protein produces the protein MTTIFGEIIEGKVSCDKVFENERFIVIHDKFPKAPVHLLIIPKKCIERFHDLSKEDLSLLSEAGAIAQQMAEKFNIADGYRLVINNGKEGGQCVFHLHIHLLGGKSLGHSFS
- a CDS encoding HEAT repeat domain-containing protein encodes the protein MEAPLVSEEYSSSEDFISKRLLTNSFADVEVFSKQFLASDSSLKVAELYLRALAARGDFVEWGKEYFRLSLLYPEIRESRDVLEHFSIEVLKRGLKDSSHTVRCLALLASGMAGDFRLVPSILDALDDDNYHVRGLAVQIAAHYPTDAVRKEIERTAFSDRSSFVRSLSYHVCSDLSMKEVIPKLFAVASNHLLVASERREAIRAIAELVDPKEFQRLFAERALGDIEMALFVCEFSATHDVEGVFTLFREYLDHSCLDVKKAVLSAALRKGKKVLSQEKDFIARVRELVKEEFSKELMYTGASILFFVDDPLGEEILSQGLSSSFSRDCEMASESLASLGVYGKDLAKVYLSKVCSQRSAIDLATILLVNRESVDEAGDVVLAFLQSSEKQISSSTRRLLCLGMDKSLPYSDACSASSFQEMRDLELGLRLVRLAILSGYSRSREVLRSFVAERRFFYGGHFLGMFIEDGAEEETKLFLSRMMEDKNFSVKLEAMLLQLRLYGTLHFLESVEAVYADCSWHEKLEIIESIAVSKNRSAIPFLVVGCQESLPTLRVACAGALFYLLK
- a CDS encoding MYG1 family protein, which translates into the protein MQILRSVGVHDGSFHADEVAACALLIIFGLVDEDKIVRTRDPEKLACCEYVCDVGGVYSPEKKRFDHHQSSYSGEWSSAGMILHYLQTIGKIGVEEYAFLNNQLIHGVDEQDNGRCFSPEGFCSFSDIIKIYSPHEESGNDGFFEEAFKKALFFTKDLILCLRDRFSYNQKCRQEVAEAMEKSAGIFMEFKGPIAWLDNFFALGGERHSAAFLIFPSSGQWILRGVPPSLDRRMEVRVPFPDPWAGLLGDQLCEVSGIDGGIFCHKGLFLSVWKDRESCLKALNATLRYRGIKEIV